The genomic window TATCTCATCGCCCAGAACAAGAAGCTCAAAGATCTCCTGGAGAAACACAAACGGGCCAAGGAGATCGCGGAGTACAAACTCTCCATCCACCCCGTCACCGGACTCCCTAATCACTACAGAATGAGCCAGGATCTCCCCTTCATCCTCCGGAAATCCCAGGAGGAGCACCAGGTGGCCCTCTTCATCGTGAAGCTCGACCGCTCGTACAACATGCTCTCGAAGACGCTCAAACCCACCATGACGGAGTGGATACTCTACCAGACGGGCATGAGGATCGCCCAACTCGTGGGGACAGAGAACCACCTCTACCATACTCGTGAGGACGAGTTCATCGTAGTGGCCACCACCCTCACCACAGAGGAGGAGATCATCAGCCTCGCGAGGGAGATCTCGCAGACCGTGAAGCGCCCCCACATCTTCTCCGGATACCACATATCGATAGGGAGCTACATCGGGATCGCCCTCTACCCGGATCACGGCTTCAACAAACACACCCTCCTCCACAATGCGGACATCGCCATGGAATATGCCATGGAGCAGAACACCTCCTTCGAGATCTTCAAGGACGAGCTCCGCGAACGGGTGGTGGAACGCATGGACCTCCAGCAGTTCCTCATCAAATCACTCGAGGCCCAGGCCATACTCGAGATAAAGAAACAGTTCGACCTCTTCTTCCAACCCATTCTCACCCTCGAGCCCACAGGGGAGAAGCGGTGGAGGATCACCAGGATCGACGCAGAGGCCCTCATCCGCTGGCATCATCCGACCAAAGGACTGCTCCTCCCGAACAAGTTCATCCCCGTGGCCGAGGAAACCGGTGTCATCATGCTTCTGGGCACCTGGGTCCTCTACACCGCGGCGGATACCTTGCGGGAATGGGAAATCCTCGGATCCAGGAAGCCGCTCATCTCCATCAATATCTCTCCGGTCCAGTTCGCCAACACTAACCTTGAGGAGTCCATCGCAAAGGTACTGGAGAGCAGGGAGATAGACACCTCCCACCTTATGCTTGAGCTCACCGAGAACGTGGTGATGCAGGATCCCATGGAATCCATCAAGAAGATGCAGAGGATCCGGGAGTACGGGATCAAGTTCGCCCTCGACGACTTCGGAACAGGGTACTCCTCCCTCAACTACCTCAAGTCGTTCCCCATATCGTATCTCAAGCTCGACAGGACCTTCTTCAAGGACACCCCGGAGAACGCATACGACAAGGCTATCGTCCGCTCCGTCATCACCCTCGCGAGAGAACTCTCATTGGGAGTGATCGCGGAAGGGGTGGAGACAGAGGCACAGTGCGAGTTCCTCCTCGAAGAAGGCTGTACCACGATCCAGGGCTTCCTCTTCAGCAGGCCCCGGGACAGCGAGAGTTTCCTCCACTTCGTCCAGAACTGGCTCGACAGGGAAGTGGAACTCCCCTCCACCCCCCTAACCTGAGAGCACCCCCGCGGAGGGAGGGTGAAGGAGGTCGCTCACCCAGTCCACCTCGTCCCAGAAGGCGTAGCGGTACTCGCGACGAAAGTGTGCATCCTGACGGGCGAATTCCTCCCAGAGGGAATCGGCGGGAGGATCCGCCGTGATCACCACCCGTTCCCCAGTGAAGGGGTGGATAAAGGCGAGGAGCCTCGCATGGAGATGGATGCCTCCTCCCCGGTTGGTGCGCTTCGCCCCGTACTTTATGTCCCCCTTTATATGACACCCGAGGGCCGAGAACTGGGCCCGTATCTGGTGATGCCGTCCGGTATGGAGACGCACCACTACGAAGAAGTAGCGATCCCCTGAACCGATCACCTGGTAGGAGAGGCGTGCGTACTCGCTCCCCTCCTTCTTCTCCGCAAAGGCGAAGGACTTGTTGATCCTCCGATTCTCCACGATGTAGTGCTCCACCGTGTCGCTCGGAAGAGGAGGAGGGGCATCGAGGACCGCCCAATAGAGCTTGTAGAC from Spirochaeta thermophila DSM 6192 includes these protein-coding regions:
- a CDS encoding putative bifunctional diguanylate cyclase/phosphodiesterase, translated to MVPLTPLSILLLEGTMNDDRDDRPLLDRDDVPEDIKAELILFRKQNRILQSKLAYLIAQNKKLKDLLEKHKRAKEIAEYKLSIHPVTGLPNHYRMSQDLPFILRKSQEEHQVALFIVKLDRSYNMLSKTLKPTMTEWILYQTGMRIAQLVGTENHLYHTREDEFIVVATTLTTEEEIISLAREISQTVKRPHIFSGYHISIGSYIGIALYPDHGFNKHTLLHNADIAMEYAMEQNTSFEIFKDELRERVVERMDLQQFLIKSLEAQAILEIKKQFDLFFQPILTLEPTGEKRWRITRIDAEALIRWHHPTKGLLLPNKFIPVAEETGVIMLLGTWVLYTAADTLREWEILGSRKPLISINISPVQFANTNLEESIAKVLESREIDTSHLMLELTENVVMQDPMESIKKMQRIREYGIKFALDDFGTGYSSLNYLKSFPISYLKLDRTFFKDTPENAYDKAIVRSVITLARELSLGVIAEGVETEAQCEFLLEEGCTTIQGFLFSRPRDSESFLHFVQNWLDREVELPSTPLT
- a CDS encoding RluA family pseudouridine synthase, whose protein sequence is MDIIYEDAHIIAVNKTGEELVQQNSVMEGTLQESLLEHLRMRDGAEAPPRLHLVNRLDRPTSGIVLFARHRKAAGKFSHLFRRRGVYKLYWAVLDAPPPLPSDTVEHYIVENRRINKSFAFAEKKEGSEYARLSYQVIGSGDRYFFVVVRLHTGRHHQIRAQFSALGCHIKGDIKYGAKRTNRGGGIHLHARLLAFIHPFTGERVVITADPPADSLWEEFARQDAHFRREYRYAFWDEVDWVSDLLHPPSAGVLSG